Proteins encoded together in one Fusobacterium varium window:
- a CDS encoding YhdT family protein, translating into MDVKKQINKEAIITIILYLIYFIWWYFWGYIDEGKDPSEYVYIFGLPRWFFFSCVVGLIFINILVWVAIKFFFKEIDLDEKEKEKC; encoded by the coding sequence ATGGATGTAAAAAAACAGATTAACAAAGAAGCTATAATTACAATTATACTTTACTTAATCTATTTTATATGGTGGTATTTCTGGGGGTATATTGATGAGGGAAAAGATCCTAGTGAGTATGTCTATATTTTTGGTTTACCTAGATGGTTCTTTTTTTCATGTGTAGTTGGACTTATCTTTATAAATATCTTAGTTTGGGTAGCTATCAAGTTCTTTTTTAAAGAGATTGATTTAGATGAAAAGGAGAAAGAAAAATGTTAA
- the gltS gene encoding sodium/glutamate symporter — MVLNLTTIQTMALAVIVLYLGKTINNTFKFLKENCIPDAVTGGTLFSILTLIGHETGILSFVFEDNLRDVFMIAFFTTVGFSASIKLLKKAGLPVLMFLIAAVALAILQNVFGVAMAKFLHINLLIGLATGSLATTGGPGTAGAFGPIIEAVGAGQAEGATMVAMATATYALIAGSIIAGPICKRLINKYNLLNKKNENDLFESTGAKVEMLNAKRILPSGFQVVIAMGIGSLISNFLSSLGMVLPPYIGAMFAASIMRNLSDYTGKFEIDLDIISIIGSFTLAMFLSMTLMSFRLWELKELALPLILMLLGQTILMGVFAYFVTFNLTGRDYDAAVMTGGHCGCGFGTTPKALANMEALTEKYLPSPKAFFVIPIVGGLFIDFFNAAIITFFINLVK, encoded by the coding sequence ATGGTATTAAATCTTACAACTATCCAAACAATGGCATTGGCAGTTATAGTTCTTTATTTAGGGAAGACTATAAATAATACTTTTAAATTTTTAAAAGAAAACTGTATACCAGATGCTGTTACTGGTGGAACTCTATTTTCAATTTTAACTCTTATAGGGCATGAAACTGGAATACTCTCTTTTGTTTTTGAGGATAATTTGAGAGATGTATTTATGATTGCTTTCTTTACTACTGTCGGTTTTTCAGCAAGTATTAAATTATTAAAAAAAGCTGGATTACCTGTTCTTATGTTTCTAATTGCTGCTGTTGCACTAGCTATTTTACAAAATGTATTTGGTGTTGCTATGGCTAAATTCTTACATATTAACTTATTAATAGGACTTGCTACTGGTTCTCTTGCAACAACTGGTGGACCTGGAACTGCTGGAGCTTTTGGACCAATCATAGAAGCTGTTGGTGCTGGACAAGCTGAGGGAGCTACAATGGTTGCCATGGCTACTGCTACATATGCTCTTATTGCTGGTAGTATTATAGCTGGACCTATCTGTAAAAGACTTATTAATAAATATAACTTATTAAACAAGAAAAATGAAAATGACTTATTTGAATCTACTGGAGCAAAGGTTGAAATGTTAAATGCTAAAAGAATTCTTCCTTCTGGATTTCAAGTTGTTATTGCTATGGGAATAGGAAGTTTAATTTCTAACTTTTTAAGCAGTTTAGGAATGGTTCTTCCTCCATATATAGGAGCTATGTTTGCTGCTTCTATTATGAGAAATCTTTCTGATTATACTGGAAAATTTGAAATAGATCTTGATATCATATCTATAATTGGAAGCTTTACTCTAGCAATGTTCCTTTCTATGACTCTTATGAGCTTTAGATTATGGGAATTAAAAGAGTTAGCTCTACCATTGATATTAATGTTACTTGGACAAACTATCCTTATGGGAGTATTTGCTTACTTTGTTACATTTAATCTTACTGGAAGAGATTATGATGCTGCTGTTATGACTGGTGGACACTGTGGATGTGGTTTTGGAACTACTCCTAAAGCTCTTGCAAATATGGAAGCTCTTACAGAAAAATATCTTCCATCTCCTAAGGCATTCTTTGTAATTCCTATTGTTGGTGGATTGTTTATAGATTTCTTTAATGCTGCTATTATCACATTCTTTATAAATTTAGTTAAATAA
- the groL gene encoding chaperonin GroEL (60 kDa chaperone family; promotes refolding of misfolded polypeptides especially under stressful conditions; forms two stacked rings of heptamers to form a barrel-shaped 14mer; ends can be capped by GroES; misfolded proteins enter the barrel where they are refolded when GroES binds): MAKILKFDEEARKKLEIGVNTLADAVKVTLGPRGRNVVLEKSYGSPLITNDGVSIAKEIELDDPFENMGAQLVKEVATKSNDVAGDGTTTATILAQAIVKEGLKMVSAGANPMFLKKGIEKATKEVIKHLKDRAKKIQSNDEIAQVASVSAGDEEIGKLIAQAMEKVGETGVITVEEAKSLETTLEVVEGMQFDKGYVSPYMVTDTERMYAELDNPYILITDKKISNMKDILPILEETVQAGRPVLIIADELEGEALTTLVINKLRGTLNVVAVKAPAFGDRRKAMLEDIAILTGGEVISDEKGMKLEETSIMQLGRAKKVKVTKDTTVIVDGMGASEDIKSRTASIKNQIELTTSDYDREKLQERLAKLSGGVAVIKVGAATETEMKDKKLRIEDALNATRAAVEEGIVPGGGTVLLEIVKEMEDYKLEGEEGIGVEIVKKALMAPLRQIAENAGVDGAVVVEKVRNMEKGYGFNAATEKYVNMMAEGIIDPAKVTRSAIQNAASVSALILTTEVLVATKKEPKAPEIGNPGMMPGMM; encoded by the coding sequence ATGGCAAAAATATTAAAATTTGATGAAGAAGCAAGAAAAAAACTTGAAATAGGTGTAAATACATTAGCAGATGCAGTAAAAGTAACATTAGGACCAAGAGGAAGAAATGTAGTTCTTGAAAAAAGTTATGGTTCACCTCTTATTACAAATGATGGAGTTTCTATTGCTAAAGAGATAGAGCTTGATGATCCATTTGAAAATATGGGAGCTCAACTTGTTAAAGAGGTAGCAACTAAATCAAATGATGTTGCAGGAGATGGAACAACAACAGCCACTATTTTAGCTCAAGCAATAGTAAAAGAGGGGCTTAAAATGGTAAGTGCAGGAGCTAATCCAATGTTCCTAAAAAAAGGTATAGAAAAAGCAACTAAAGAGGTTATAAAACACTTAAAAGATAGAGCTAAAAAGATTCAATCTAATGATGAGATAGCTCAAGTTGCTTCTGTATCAGCAGGAGATGAAGAGATTGGTAAATTAATAGCTCAGGCTATGGAAAAAGTTGGAGAAACAGGGGTAATAACTGTTGAAGAAGCAAAATCTCTTGAAACTACATTGGAAGTTGTAGAGGGAATGCAATTTGACAAAGGTTATGTATCTCCATATATGGTGACAGATACTGAAAGAATGTATGCTGAATTAGATAATCCATATATCTTAATAACTGATAAAAAAATCTCAAATATGAAAGATATTTTACCAATATTAGAAGAAACTGTTCAAGCTGGTAGACCAGTATTGATCATAGCTGATGAGCTTGAAGGAGAAGCTTTAACTACATTGGTAATCAATAAATTGAGAGGAACATTAAATGTAGTTGCTGTTAAAGCTCCAGCATTTGGAGATAGAAGAAAAGCTATGTTAGAGGATATTGCAATTCTAACTGGTGGAGAAGTTATCTCTGATGAAAAAGGAATGAAACTTGAAGAAACTTCAATTATGCAACTAGGTAGAGCTAAAAAAGTAAAAGTAACTAAAGATACAACTGTAATTGTTGATGGAATGGGAGCTTCTGAAGATATAAAATCAAGAACAGCTTCTATTAAAAATCAAATAGAACTTACAACTTCAGATTATGATAGAGAAAAATTACAAGAAAGACTTGCAAAACTATCTGGAGGAGTAGCAGTAATTAAAGTTGGAGCAGCTACTGAAACTGAAATGAAAGATAAAAAACTTAGAATAGAAGATGCTTTAAATGCTACAAGAGCAGCAGTTGAAGAGGGAATAGTACCTGGTGGAGGAACTGTTCTACTTGAGATTGTAAAAGAGATGGAAGATTACAAGCTTGAAGGAGAAGAGGGAATAGGAGTTGAGATTGTTAAAAAAGCTCTTATGGCACCACTTAGACAGATAGCTGAAAATGCTGGAGTAGATGGAGCAGTAGTTGTAGAGAAAGTAAGAAATATGGAAAAAGGATATGGATTTAATGCTGCAACAGAAAAATATGTAAATATGATGGCAGAGGGAATAATTGACCCAGCTAAAGTAACTAGATCAGCTATTCAAAATGCTGCATCAGTATCAGCATTAATTCTTACTACTGAAGTATTAGTAGCAACTAAGAAAGAACCTAAGGCACCAGAAATAGGAAACCCTGGAATGATGCCAGGAATGATGTAA
- a CDS encoding co-chaperone GroES, whose protein sequence is MNIKPIGERVLIKLVKMEEKTASGIILPGAGDKEKPNFGEIIALGKGEKLEGLNVGDKVVYAKFAGTEIKDGDEKYLILNIDDVLAVVEK, encoded by the coding sequence ATGAACATTAAGCCAATAGGAGAAAGAGTTTTGATAAAACTTGTAAAAATGGAAGAGAAAACAGCAAGTGGAATTATTCTTCCAGGAGCAGGAGATAAAGAAAAACCTAATTTTGGAGAGATTATAGCTCTAGGAAAAGGTGAAAAATTAGAGGGATTAAATGTAGGGGATAAAGTAGTTTATGCAAAATTTGCAGGAACTGAGATAAAAGATGGAGATGAAAAATATCTTATTCTAAATATAGATGATGTTTTGGCAGTAGTTGAAAAATAG
- the panF gene encoding sodium/panthothenate symporter — MLIIPIFIYILAILIVAWQTGKHKHKAGKFMEEYFIGSRSMGGLVLAMTLISSYVGASSFIGGPGVAYNLGLSWVFLACIQVPTAFFTLGILGKKLAIISRKINGVTITDYLRARYESNLVIVLASLMMLIFFIGTIVAQFVGGARLFESVTGLSYNFGLILFTAVVIIYTTFGGFRAVTITDAIQGIVMLLATGLLFFIILEKGNGMENIMQSILKTNPNLLTPDSNGAVSKPFILSFWMLVGVGVLGLPVTEVRCMGFKDSKAMHRAMIIGTSIVGILMLGMHLVGVMGAAVEPGVEVGDKIIPILAIKNMHPILAGVFIAGPLAAIMSSVDSLLIMSSAAIVKDLYINYIDKNPSESKIKKLSFATSLLLGIIVFVLALNPPKLLVWINLFALAGQEAAFFCPILFGLYWKRANATGAAVSMIFSVVFYLYTVIMNIKIMNMHQIVPTIVFSVLLFTIGSYFGKPNSEKVNELFFSEK; from the coding sequence ATGTTAATAATTCCAATTTTTATATATATTCTAGCTATTTTAATTGTAGCTTGGCAAACTGGTAAACATAAACATAAAGCTGGTAAATTTATGGAAGAGTACTTTATTGGTAGTAGAAGCATGGGAGGATTAGTTTTAGCAATGACTCTAATCAGCTCATATGTAGGGGCAAGCTCTTTTATTGGTGGACCTGGAGTAGCGTATAACTTAGGGTTAAGTTGGGTATTTCTAGCTTGTATTCAAGTTCCAACTGCTTTCTTTACTCTTGGAATACTTGGTAAAAAACTTGCTATTATATCTAGAAAGATAAATGGTGTTACTATAACTGACTATTTAAGAGCTAGATATGAAAGTAACTTAGTTATAGTTCTTGCCTCTTTAATGATGCTGATCTTCTTTATAGGAACTATTGTTGCTCAATTTGTTGGAGGAGCTAGATTGTTTGAAAGTGTAACAGGACTTTCATACAATTTTGGACTTATTCTATTTACAGCAGTAGTAATTATTTATACTACCTTTGGAGGATTTAGAGCTGTTACTATAACAGATGCTATCCAAGGTATTGTTATGTTGCTAGCTACTGGACTTCTTTTCTTTATCATTTTAGAAAAGGGAAATGGTATGGAAAATATTATGCAATCTATCTTAAAAACAAATCCAAATCTTTTAACACCAGATAGTAATGGAGCAGTTTCTAAGCCATTTATCCTATCTTTCTGGATGCTTGTTGGAGTGGGAGTTTTAGGACTTCCAGTTACTGAAGTAAGATGTATGGGATTTAAAGATAGTAAAGCTATGCACAGAGCTATGATTATTGGAACTTCTATTGTTGGAATTCTTATGCTTGGAATGCACTTAGTGGGAGTTATGGGAGCTGCTGTTGAACCTGGAGTAGAAGTAGGAGATAAAATTATTCCTATTCTTGCTATAAAAAATATGCACCCTATTCTTGCTGGAGTATTTATTGCTGGACCTTTAGCAGCTATTATGTCATCAGTTGACTCTCTTTTAATTATGTCATCTGCTGCTATTGTAAAAGATCTGTATATCAACTATATTGATAAAAATCCTAGTGAAAGTAAGATTAAAAAGCTATCTTTTGCAACTTCTCTTCTATTAGGAATAATTGTATTTGTACTAGCTTTAAATCCACCTAAACTATTAGTATGGATAAATCTTTTTGCACTTGCTGGACAAGAGGCAGCTTTCTTCTGTCCTATACTTTTTGGTTTATACTGGAAAAGAGCAAATGCCACTGGAGCTGCTGTTTCAATGATATTTAGTGTAGTTTTCTATCTATACACAGTTATTATGAATATTAAAATTATGAATATGCACCAAATTGTACCAACTATTGTATTCTCTGTTTTACTGTTTACAATAGGATCATATTTTGGAAAGCCTAATTCTGAAAAAGTAAATGAACTATTTTTTTCTGAAAAATAA
- a CDS encoding amidohydrolase yields the protein MRTLDLAKEVQEYVVKMRREFHMNPEPSMKEFNTSTRIKEELDKMGVEYKSVAGTGVVATIHGNTPGKTVALRGDIDALAVVEETDVEYASKVHGLMHACGHDTHGAMLLGAVKVLNQMKDEIKGTVKFFFQPGEEVGRGAAAMVAEGVLDGVDGVMGIHISSDMPTGTINADAGPRMASADSFKIIITGKGGHGARPEQCVDAVVVGAATVMNLQSIVSRELNPFDPVVVTTGSIKSGTRFNVIAPTAVLEGTVRYFKPEYKDVVSAAIERIAKFTAETYRATAEVEYESCVKPTINDDECAKIAQETASKLVEKENVLNLPPSTGGEDFSEFSSIVPGVMTRLGARNEAKGIIYPHHHGKFNVDEDAFKYGVAFYAQYALDFLNK from the coding sequence ATGAGAACATTAGATTTAGCAAAAGAAGTACAAGAGTATGTTGTTAAAATGAGAAGAGAGTTTCACATGAATCCTGAACCTAGTATGAAGGAGTTTAATACTTCTACAAGGATAAAAGAAGAGTTAGATAAAATGGGGGTTGAATATAAAAGTGTAGCTGGAACTGGAGTTGTAGCTACTATCCACGGAAATACACCTGGTAAAACTGTGGCTCTTAGAGGAGATATTGATGCTTTAGCAGTTGTAGAGGAAACTGATGTTGAATATGCTTCTAAAGTTCATGGACTTATGCATGCTTGTGGACATGATACTCATGGAGCTATGCTTTTAGGTGCTGTTAAAGTTTTAAACCAAATGAAAGATGAGATTAAAGGAACTGTTAAATTTTTCTTTCAACCAGGAGAAGAGGTAGGAAGAGGAGCAGCAGCAATGGTTGCAGAAGGAGTTTTAGATGGTGTAGATGGAGTAATGGGTATTCATATCTCTTCTGATATGCCTACTGGAACTATCAATGCTGATGCTGGTCCTAGAATGGCATCTGCTGATTCTTTTAAAATAATTATTACAGGAAAAGGTGGACATGGAGCTAGACCTGAACAATGTGTTGATGCTGTTGTTGTTGGAGCTGCTACTGTTATGAATCTACAATCTATTGTTAGTAGAGAGCTAAATCCTTTTGATCCTGTGGTTGTAACTACTGGTTCTATTAAATCTGGTACTAGATTTAATGTTATCGCTCCTACTGCCGTATTAGAAGGAACTGTTAGATATTTTAAACCTGAATACAAAGATGTAGTATCTGCTGCTATTGAAAGAATAGCTAAATTTACTGCTGAAACATATAGAGCTACTGCTGAAGTAGAGTATGAGTCTTGTGTTAAACCTACTATCAACGATGATGAGTGTGCTAAGATAGCTCAAGAAACTGCTAGTAAACTTGTAGAAAAAGAAAATGTACTTAATCTTCCACCTAGTACTGGTGGAGAAGATTTTTCTGAGTTCTCTTCTATTGTTCCTGGAGTTATGACTAGACTTGGTGCTAGAAATGAAGCTAAAGGAATTATCTATCCTCACCACCATGGTAAATTCAATGTTGATGAAGATGCATTCAAATATGGTGTAGCATTTTATGCTCAATATGCTCTTGATTTTTTAAATAAGTAA
- a CDS encoding MATE family efflux transporter translates to MEKKKIDLSEFYRSFLTIGVPLMVQQLISSSLNFIDNLMIGRLGTDYIAAVGFANSVYRILDLFLFGLCSGMGVFVAQYYGKRNFDMIRRILGKMVISGFTLAVIFSIITFFNAERIIGIFTKDPEVLKIGVSYITKALFSYSFYALSFSTGFCLRAMGLTKFPMTSASVGVAINTFFNYCLIYGNFGFPCLKEQGAAIATVIARICELTTIWLIVYKKDFNLKGKIESYLNLPKDLIKEIIRISSPVFLTEMLWILGTVSLSVAYSKLGTTQAACVQIADIITAISSIIFMGISNSASVIIGHTIGKGDKNKVIIYSKKILQIAFAMGIFSLILVQALTGTIVSLYHLPSEAHIMAIKTMRAAGIFVFLKMINWTLLIGLFRAGGDTKVAFCLDIFPLWFYAVPVAFIGAYYKVPVFLLVAMADFSEFIKLVASLIRYRSLKWIKDVTV, encoded by the coding sequence ATGGAAAAGAAAAAAATAGATCTATCTGAATTTTACAGAAGTTTTCTTACAATAGGTGTACCTTTAATGGTTCAACAACTTATATCATCTTCATTAAACTTTATAGATAATTTAATGATAGGAAGATTAGGAACAGATTATATTGCTGCTGTTGGTTTTGCCAATAGTGTGTATAGAATACTTGATCTTTTTCTATTTGGGCTTTGTAGTGGTATGGGGGTTTTTGTTGCTCAATATTATGGTAAAAGAAATTTTGATATGATTAGACGTATTCTAGGAAAAATGGTTATTTCTGGATTTACTTTAGCTGTAATTTTCTCAATCATTACATTTTTTAATGCTGAAAGAATTATTGGAATTTTCACCAAAGATCCAGAGGTTTTAAAAATAGGGGTATCATATATAACTAAAGCTCTATTCTCATATAGTTTCTATGCCCTATCTTTTAGTACTGGATTTTGTCTTAGAGCTATGGGGCTTACTAAGTTTCCTATGACTTCTGCCTCTGTTGGAGTGGCTATCAATACATTTTTCAACTACTGCTTAATATATGGAAACTTTGGTTTTCCTTGTTTAAAAGAGCAAGGGGCTGCTATTGCAACTGTTATTGCTAGAATTTGTGAATTGACTACAATTTGGTTAATAGTGTATAAAAAGGATTTTAACTTAAAGGGAAAAATAGAGTCTTATTTAAATCTGCCTAAAGATCTGATTAAAGAAATTATTAGAATATCATCTCCAGTTTTTCTTACAGAAATGCTTTGGATACTTGGAACAGTTTCTCTATCTGTTGCATATTCAAAACTTGGAACTACTCAAGCTGCTTGTGTACAGATAGCTGATATTATTACTGCTATATCATCTATTATTTTTATGGGAATTTCAAACTCTGCCTCTGTAATTATTGGACATACTATTGGAAAAGGGGATAAAAATAAGGTTATTATCTATTCTAAAAAGATACTACAAATTGCTTTTGCTATGGGAATATTTAGTTTAATCTTAGTTCAAGCATTAACTGGAACTATTGTTTCTCTATACCATCTACCAAGTGAGGCTCATATAATGGCTATAAAAACTATGAGAGCTGCTGGAATATTTGTATTTTTAAAGATGATTAACTGGACTCTACTTATTGGACTTTTTAGAGCTGGTGGAGATACAAAAGTTGCTTTCTGCTTAGATATTTTCCCACTTTGGTTTTATGCTGTTCCTGTGGCGTTTATTGGTGCTTACTATAAAGTACCTGTTTTCTTGTTAGTTGCTATGGCTGATTTTTCAGAGTTTATAAAATTAGTTGCATCTTTAATTAGATATAGATCTCTTAAATGGATAAAAGATGTTACAGTTTAA